In Myxocyprinus asiaticus isolate MX2 ecotype Aquarium Trade chromosome 16, UBuf_Myxa_2, whole genome shotgun sequence, a single window of DNA contains:
- the afp4 gene encoding antifreeze protein type IV has translation MKFSLIAILVVALAIGSESVSLVKRETPAELDKIAKYFQDLVDTLKNVEAPEMANKAKAYFEESKAQFQPMVEKLQEQLKPLSSNIEEQIKPLAASVQAQVAPLTDMVQTHVEDMLKFLAEKTKAILPPQ, from the exons ATGAAATTCTCCCTCATTGCCATCCTTGTTGTTGCCCTGGCCATTG GCTCTGAGTCAGTGTCTCTGGTTAAGAGAGAGACTCCTGCTGAGCTTGACAAGATCGCAAAATACTTCCAGGACCTCGTGGACACTCTTAAAAACGTTGAGGCCCCTGAGATGGCCAACAAGGCCAA GGCTTACTTTGAGGAGAGCAAAGCCCAGTTCCAGCCCATGGTTGAGAAGCTCCAGGAGCAGCTGAAGCCCCTCTCCAGCAACATTGAAGAACAAATCAAGCCTCTGGCTGCCTCTGTCCAGGCTCAGGTCGCCCCCCTGACTGACATGGTTCAGACCCATGTTGAAGACATGCTCAAGTTTTTGGCTGAGAAGACCAAAGCCATCCTGCCCCCTCAGTAA
- the LOC127453593 gene encoding type-4 ice-structuring protein LS-12-like, producing MKFSLIAVLLVALAIGSESVSETPAELEKISKYFQDLVDNLKNVEAPELANKAKAYFEESKAQFQPMVEKLQEQLKPLSSNIEDQIKPLAASVQAQFAPLADIVQTHIEDMLKFVSEKSKTILPPQ from the exons ATGAAGTTCTCCCTCATTGCCGTCCTTCTTGTTGCTTTGGCCATTG GCTCCGAGTCAGTATCAGAGACTCCTGCTGAGCTTGAGAAGATCTCCAAGTACTTCCAGGACCTCGTGGACAATCTTAAAAATGTTGAGGCCCCTGAGCTGGCCAACAAGGCCAA GGCTTACTTTGAGGAGAGCAAAGCCCAGTTCCAGCCCATGGTTGAGAAGCTCCAGGAGCAGCTGAAGCCCCTCTCCAGCAACATTGAAGACCAAATCAAGCCTCTAGCTGCCTCTGTCCAGGCCCAGTTTGCCCCCTTGGCCGATATAGTCCAGACCCACATTGAAGACATGCTTAAGTTTGTGTCTGAGAAGTCCAAAACCATCCTGCCCCCTCAGTAA